A single genomic interval of Sander lucioperca isolate FBNREF2018 chromosome 9, SLUC_FBN_1.2, whole genome shotgun sequence harbors:
- the dusp28 gene encoding dual specificity phosphatase 28, translating to MLQLCKVTRALFISNARSACSDELLQREAVTLCINVSKQQPFPADAAVSKLQIPVYDDPNEDLYAHFDRAADAIQKEANRGGRSVVYCKNGRSRSATVCIAYLMKHRRLTLTEALQKVKTARHEIDPNPGFLSQLQRYEQELEKRRRGQTDRERD from the exons ATGCTGCAGCTGTGCAAAGTCACCCGCGCTCTGTTCATCAGTAACGCACGCTCCGCCTGCAGCGACGAGCTGCTGCAGCGCGAGGCCGTGACGCTCTGCATCAACGTGTCCAAGCAGCAGCCGTTTCCCGCCGACGCCGCCGTCTCCAAGCTGCAGATCCCCGTCTACGACGACCCCAACGAGGATCTGTACGCCCACTTCGACCGCGCCGCTGACGCCATCCAGAAGGAGGCCAACCGCGGGGGACGCAGCGTCGTGTACTGCAAGAATGGACGCAGCCGCTCGGCCACCGTCTGCATCGCCTACCTGATGAAACACCGCAGACTGACGCTCACTGAGGCGCTGCAG AAAGTGAAGACGGCTCGTCACGAGATCGATCCGAACCCAGGCTTCCTGTCTCAGCTGCAGAGATACGAGCAGGAGCTGGAGAAGAGACggagaggacagacagacagagagagagactga
- the vcpip1 gene encoding deubiquitinating protein VCIP135, translated as MSLLQSSKKKDKRILSGTCPDPKCQARLFFPAYGSVSIECTECGQRHEQKNLLNVEEVTDPDVVLHNLLRNALLGVTGAPKKGTELVKVMGLSNYHCKLLSPVLTRYGMDKQTGKAKLLRDMNQGEMFDCSLLGDRAFLIEPDHVSTMGYGKDRSGSLIYLHDTLEEVKKANSSRECLIPVHVDGDGHCLVHAVSRALVGRELFWHALRENLKQNFKQNLDRYKALFQDFIDAAEWEDIINECDPLFIPPEGVPLGLRNIHIFGLANVLHRPIILLDSLSGMRSSGDYSATFLPGLVAEEQCSGKDGQLNKPICIAWSSSGRNHYIPLVGIKNTVLPKLPARLLPKAWGVPQELIRKYIKLEQDGSCVIGGDRSLQDKYLMRLVNAMEEVFMEKHSIHPALVADVHQYVYRRTGMIGIQPEEVTEAAKKSVMENRLHRCLICGALSELHVLPEWLVPGGKLYNLAKSTHGQLRPDKNYSFPLNNVVCSYDPQRDVLIPDYKLSSLNTCNWCHGTSVRHIRGNGSVVYLDGDRTNTRSHGGKCGCGFKHFWEEKEYDNLPEAFPITLEWGGRVVRETVYWFQYETEPSLNSNVYDVAMKLVTKHFPGEFGSEILVQKVVNTILHHTAKKNPDEYNPVSIDGAHVPRLTDAAEAPQAPDPQPPTKIILTGQKAKTLHKEELTMSRAERSIQQSISEQAFVTQKRLTDKLKQEQKGHGRTSSPGGSPETSSSSAPATPTKSSPSSSSNKEKKIRVTTSDGRQAMLTLQARTTFSELQRSIANQFGVPPGQQFIRYGFPPKELVPARDGEENEPVALQHGDRVTVEILRGGEDKSPVASIPRASSSHSALHAVKSEDAVTTTGRMSSRELQDSIDLEMSSLCLLATLMGEDVWSYAKKLPHLFQQGGVFYNIVKKDMGLMDGKHCTLPHLTGKTFVYNAAEERLELCVDAAGHFPVGPDVEDLVKEALAQLRPDGAGRGSREGSPSHGGLRLGSGGVVRKKEQLQSVTAFQGKGHSLGSAGGSSPPEHRPITRQHSSGVDLSASVSRGPPDLSDIPEDATRELVRMAPGFVTMKDGRGPDPGLMEQQRRKLQEMVSSIQASMERHLREQQSGGQERTDGTKTGQPTPKVDREPAAGAAGEAGEAGEADKPDGKAEQTEEMESQDGEQNNAMEPMDHS; from the exons ATGTCGCTGCTACAGAGCtcaaagaaaaaagacaagCGTATTTTGTCCGGTACCTGCCCGGACCCGAAATGTCAGGCGAGGCTATTCTTCCCCGCTTACGGCTCCGTTAGCATCGAGTGCACGGAGTGTGGTCAACGCCACGAACAGAAGAACCTGTTAAATGTCGAAGAAGTCACGGATCCTGATGTTGTGCTCCACAATCTGCTCAGAAACGCCCTGCTCGGCGTCACCGGGGCCCCGAAGAAAGGCACGGAGCTGGTGAAAGTAATGGGGCTTTCTAATTACCACTGCAAGCTGCTGTCGCCGGTGCTCACCAGGTACGGCATGGATAAACAGACCGGCAAAGCCAAGCTGCTGAGGGACATGAACCAAGGTGAGATGTTTGACTGCTCTCTCCTGGGAGACAGAGCTTTTCTCATCGAGCCGGACCATGTTTCTACAATGGGCTACGGCAAAGACAGGTCAGGGAGCCTCATATACCTCCATGACACTCTAGAGGAGGTGAAGAAAGCCAACAGCAGCAGAGAATGTCTCATCCCCGTCCATGTAGATGGAGATGGGCACTGCCTGGTCCACGCCGTGTCCAGAGCGCTGGTGGGCAGGGAGCTGTTCTGGCACGCCCTGAGAGAAAACCTGAAACAGAACTTCAAACAGAACCTGGACCGCTATAAGGCTCTCTTTCAGGATTTTATCGACGCCGCGGAGTGGGAGGACATCATAAACGAGTGCGATCCGCTTTTCATCCCGCCTGAAGGCGTGCCGCTCGGACTACGCAACATCCATATATTTGGTTTAGCCAACGTCCTGCACCGGCCCATAATCCTGCTGGACTCCCTGAGTGGGATGAGGAGCTCCGGGGATTATTCGGCCACCTTCCTGCCTGGGCTGGTGGCGGAGGAGCAGTGCAGCGGGAAAGACGGGCAGCTTAACAAACCCATCTGCATCGCCTGGAGCAGCTCCGGCAGGAACCACTACATCCCTCTGGTGGGAATCAAGAACACGGTGCTGCCCAAGCTGCCGGCCCGCCTGCTGCCAAAAGCCTGGGGCGTCCCTCAGGAGCTCATCAGGAAGTACATCAAGCTGGAGCAAGACGGCAGCTGCGTGATCGGCGGCGACCGCAGCCTGCAGGATAAGTATCTGATGCGGCTAGTCAACGCCATGGAGGAGGTGTTCATGGAGAAGCACAGCATCCATCCGGCGCTGGTGGCGGACGTGCACCAGTACGTGTACAGGCGCACCGGCATGATCGGCATCCAGCCCGAGGAGGTGACCGAGGCAGCTAAGAAGTCGGTGATGGAGAATCGGCTGCACCGCTGCCTGATATGCGGCGCCCTGTCTGAGCTGCACGTCCTGCCCGAGTGGCTGGTTCCCGGCGGGAAGCTCTACAACTTGGCCAAATCCACTCACGGCCAGCTGCGGCCGGATAAGAACTACAGCTTCCCGCTCAACAACGTCGTGTGCTCCTACGACCCCCAGAGAGACGTCCTCATCCCAGATTACAAACTGAGCTCCCTCAACACCTGCAACTGGTGTCACGGCACGTCAGTGCGCCACATCCGCGGCAACGGGTCCGTGGTGTATCTGGACGGAGACCGAACCAACACCCGCTCCCACGGCGGGAAATGCGGGTGCGGCTTCAAACAtttctgggaggagaaggagtaCGACAACCTCCCCGAGGCCTTCCCCATCACGCTGGAGTGGGGCGGCCGGGTGGTGAGGGAGACGGTGTACTGGTTCCAGTACGAGACGGAGCCGTCTTTGAACAGCAACGTGTACGACGTGGCCATGAAGCTCGTCACCAAGCACTTCCCGGGAGAGTTCGGCAGCGAGATCCTGGTGCAGAAAGTAGTCAACACCATCCTGCATCACACCGCCAAAAAGAACCCGGACGAGTACAACCCGGTGTCCATCGACGGGGCTCACGTGCCGCGTCTCACCGACGCCGCGGAGGCTCCGCAGGCGCCAGACCCGCAGCCGCCCACTAAGATCATCCTCACGGGCCAGAAAGCGAAGACGCTCCACAAAGAGGAGCTGACGATGAGCCGGGCGGAGCGCAGCATCCAGCAGAGCATCAGCGAGCAGGCCTTCGTCACGCAGAAGCGACTGACGGACAAACTGAAGCAGGAGCAGAAGGGCCACGGCCGGACGTCTTCCCCCGGGGGCTCCCCGGAAACGTCCTCCTCTTCAGCTCCGGCCACGCCCACTAAATCCTCCCCGTCCTCTTCGTCCAATAAGGAGAAGAAGATCCGCGTGACGACCAGCGACGGCAGGCAGGCGATGCTGACCCTGCAGGCTCGCACCACCTTCTCGGAGCTGCAGCGGAGCATCGCCAACCAGTTTGGCGTGCCGCCGGGGCAGCAGTTCATCCGCTACGGCTTCCCGCCCAAAGAGCTAGTCCCCGCGAGGGACGGCGAGGAGAACGAGCCCGTGGCGCTGCAGCACGGCGACAGGGTGACGGTGGAGATACTGAGAGGCGGCGAGGACAAAAGCCCCGTGGCGTCCATACCGCGAGCCTCCAGCTCCCACTCCGCCCTGCACGCCGTGAAGAGCGAGGACGCCGTGACGACGACCGGCAGGATGAGCAGCCGCGAGCTCCAGGACAGCATCGACCTTGAGATGTCCTCCCTTTGTCTCCTAGCAACCTTGATGG GCGAGGACGTTTGGTCGTACGCAAAGAAGCTGCCGCACTTATTCCAGCAGGGCGGCGTCTTCTACAACATCGTCAAGAAGGACATGG GCCTGATGGACGGGAAGCACTGCACACTGCCTCACCTGACGGGGAAAACCTTTGTTTATAACGCCGCCGAGGAGCGCCTGGAGCTGTGCGTGGACGCCGCCGGCCACTTCCCCGTCGGCCCCGATGTGGAGGATCTGGTGAAGGAGGCGCTGGCGCAGCTGCGCCCCGACGGCGCCGGCCGCGGCAGCCGAGAGGGGAGCCCGTCTCACGGCGGGCTGCGGCTGGGCAGCGGCGGAGTCGTCCGCAAGAAGGAGCAGCTGCAGAGCGTCACGGCCTTCCAGGGCAAAGGCCACTCGCTGGGCAGCGCCGGGGGCTCCTCCCCTCCAGAGCACCGGCCTATCACGCGCCAGCACAGCAGCGGCGTGGACCTGAGCGCCAGCGTGTCCCGGGGCCCACCGGATCTGTCGGACATCCCCGAGGACGCCACCCGGGAGCTGGTCCGCATGGCACCGGGCTTCGTCACCATGAAGGACGGGCGCGGCCCGGACCCCGGCCTGATGGAGCAGCAGCGGAGGAAGCTACAGGAGATGGTGTCCTCCATCCAGGCCTCCATGGAGCGCCACCTCCGAGAGCAGCAGAGCGGCGGCCAGGAGCGGACAGACGGGACTAAGACGGGCCAACCGACGCCTAAGGTTGACCGCGAACCTGCAGCGGGCGCGGCAGGCGAGGCAGGCGAGGCAGGCGAGGCCGACAAACCGGACGGGAAGGCGGAGCAAACGGAGGAGATGGAGAGTCAGGACGGCGAGCAAAACAACGCCATGGAACCCATGGATCACTCCTGA